One part of the Arabidopsis thaliana chromosome 4, partial sequence genome encodes these proteins:
- the AAC3 gene encoding ADP/ATP carrier 3 encodes MDGSKHPSVFQKLHGQSYLINRLSPSVQARGYCVSGAYVNGGLQSLLQPTSHGVGSSLIPHGSFPVLAHAPSEKTGTGFLIDFLMGGVSAAVSKTAAAPIERVKLLIQNQDEMIKAGRLSEPYKGISDCFARTVKDEGMLALWRGNTANVIRYFPTQALNFAFKDYFKRLFNFKKEKDGYWKWFAGNLASGGAAGASSLLFVYSLDYARTRLANDAKAAKKGGQRQFNGMVDVYKKTIASDGIVGLYRGFNISCVGIVVYRGLYFGLYDSLKPVVLVDGLQDSFLASFLLGWGITIGAGLASYPIDTVRRRMMMTSGEAVKYKSSLQAFSQIVKNEGAKSLFKGAGANILRAVAGAGVLAGYDKLQLIVLGKKYGSGGG; translated from the exons ATGGATGGATCAAAGCATCCATCAGTCTTTCAGAAGCTACATGGACAATCTTACTTGATCAATAGACTTTCTCCGAGTGTGCAAGCTCGTGGTTACTGTGTCTCTGGTGCTTATGTCAATGGAGGTTTGCAGAGTCTATTGCAGCCAACTAGCCATGGCGTTGGCTCGTCTCTTATACCTCATGGTTCATTTCCTGTATTAGCTCACGCTCCTAGTGAGAAAACTGGTACTGGTTTCTTGATCGATTTCCTTATGGGAGGAGTCTCAGCTGCTGTTTCGAAGACGGCAGCCGCGCCTATAGAGCGTGTGAAGCTCTTGATTCAGAATCAAGATGAAATGATCAAAGCTGGGCGTCTCTCTGAGCCATATAAAGGAATCAGTGATTGTTTTGCTCGAACAGTCAAAGACGAAGGAATGCTTGCTCTTTGGAGAGGAAACACTGCCAATGTTATCAGATACTTCCCCACtcag gcTTTAAACTTTGCGTTCAAAGATTACTTCAAGAGGCTGTTTAacttcaagaaagaaaaagatggcTACTGGAAGTGGTTTGCAGGGAACCTGGCGTCTGGTGGTGCAGCTGGTGCATCATCTCTGCTTTTTGTGTACTCTTTGGATTACGCTCGTACCCGTTTAGCCAATGATGCGAAGGCGGCCAAGAAAGGTGGTCAGCGGCAGTTTAATGGCATGGTCGACGTGTACAAGAAGACTATAGCCTCTGATGGCATTGTCGGGCTTTACCGTGGTTTCAACATCTCATGCGTTGGAATTGTCGTGTACCGGGGGCTTTACTTTGGATTGTATGATTCCTTGAAGCCTGTGGTTCTAGTTGATGGTCTCCag GATAGCTTCCTTGCTAGTTTCTTACTGGGATGGGGAATCACCATTGGAGCTGGATTGGCGTCTTACCCAATTGACACGGTTCGCAGAAGAATGATGATGACGTCAGGTGAAGCAGTGAAGTACAAGAGCTCTCTTCAGGCCTTCTCTCAGATCGTCAAGAACGAAGGGGCCAAGTCACTCTTCAAGGGTGCAGGTGCCAACATCCTTCGTGCGGTTGCAGGCGCTGGTGTACTGGCCGGCTATGACAAGCTCCAGCTCATTGTGTTGGGTAAGAAGTATGGCTCTGGTGGTGGCTAA
- the A7 gene encoding Bifunctional inhibitor/lipid-transfer protein/seed storage 2S albumin superfamily protein (ANTHER 7 (A7); CONTAINS InterPro DOMAIN/s: Bifunctional inhibitor/plant lipid transfer protein/seed storage (InterPro:IPR016140), Plant lipid transfer protein/seed storage/trypsin-alpha amylase inhibitor (InterPro:IPR003612), Plant lipid transfer protein/hydrophobic protein, helical domain (InterPro:IPR013770); BEST Arabidopsis thaliana protein match is: Bifunctional inhibitor/lipid-transfer protein/seed storage 2S albumin superfamily protein (TAIR:AT5G44265.1); Has 519 Blast hits to 519 proteins in 60 species: Archae - 0; Bacteria - 0; Metazoa - 1; Fungi - 0; Plants - 517; Viruses - 0; Other Eukaryotes - 1 (source: NCBI BLink).), which translates to MHNKLHLRNELITIYIIYRYRFLFVHESYISPSLASVLSSMKIHAILVVAFLVLMKTAVSQDNNPLEHCRDVFVSFMPCMGFVEGIFQQPSPDCCRGVTHLNNVVKFTSPGSRNRQDSGETERVCLCIEIMGNANHLPFLPAAINNLPLRCSLTLSFPISVDMDCSQFRNTKNPDVEKLN; encoded by the exons ATGCATAATAAACTCCACCTTAGAAACGAATtgattactatatatataatatatagatatagatTTCTCTTCGTACACGAATCATATATATCACCTTCGCTAGCTAGTGTACTGAGTTCAATGAAGATACATGCCATATTGGTAGTAGCGTTCTTGGTCCTGATGAAGACCGCCGTTTCCCAGGACAATAATCCGCTGGAACATTGCAGAGACGTGTTCGTGAGTTTCATGCCCTGCATGGGCTTCGTCGAGGGAATATTTCAACAACCTTCTCCAGATTGCTGCAGAGGCGTGACCCACTTGAACAACGTCGTCAAGTTTACGTCTCCA GGATCGAGGAATAGGCAGGATAgtggagaaacagagagagtgTGTCTGTGCATTGAGATAATGGGAAATGCAAAtcatcttccttttcttcccGCCGCTATTAATAACCTTCCTCTCCGTTGTTCTCTTACTCTCAGCTTTCCCATCTCCGTTGATATGGACTGTTCTCA